The Methanohalophilus portucalensis genome window below encodes:
- a CDS encoding ATP-binding protein has product MVTEKPVPGNNLRHLKPKEKYKGTNIFTVATSFEEIIDKSPMIVFFWEGDQRARTNYVSERVTIFGYKPEDFLEGRMTYNELIHPEDRSFVHNEFDSFRKNSSNQFTCEYRVVDSSGSIKWISEITFPCKCDDNLEYHGILLDVTDRKMSERTILEKERDISILYSASALASESLDVDDLLDEMLMEMGDLLDITAGGVYIINPEEKEAVLRAYIGPRGEYPESIHYSVVENMFNNSAGAPSGPLVAEDTFHYQGQMQRKKYLLFRLYSREKVMGFIQLSIPLNHEVSEKSLQVLEHVGKHIGIAIENAQLFEMTQRAYEDLKHLDKLKSEFLANLTHELKTPLISIKGFSDLLDKGRLGELNEDQKKANLAVVRNADRLKRLIDSLLYMSMEKEGKYQYHFEEVDVGEIITDSMEKMKVHTEGKDVDISIDIQNKSSLIYGDRDRLTNVFLNILDNASKFTQGSGKIKITLKEEEEYIHIKIKDNGIGIPKEKLPRIFDMFYQIDGSTTRIYNGVGLGLHICKKVIDIHNGSIWARSMEGLGTTVHVKLPKT; this is encoded by the coding sequence ATGGTTACAGAAAAGCCCGTACCGGGAAACAATTTGAGGCACCTTAAACCCAAGGAAAAATATAAAGGTACTAATATATTCACAGTTGCAACAAGCTTCGAAGAAATAATCGATAAAAGCCCCATGATTGTTTTTTTTTGGGAAGGGGATCAGCGTGCCAGGACAAATTATGTATCTGAAAGAGTAACAATTTTTGGATACAAACCTGAAGACTTCCTGGAAGGAAGGATGACATATAATGAATTAATCCATCCCGAAGATCGCAGCTTTGTCCATAATGAGTTTGACAGCTTCCGGAAAAATTCGTCAAACCAGTTTACCTGTGAATATCGTGTTGTAGATTCTTCAGGCAGCATAAAATGGATTTCAGAGATTACATTCCCCTGCAAATGTGATGATAATCTGGAATACCATGGAATTTTGCTTGATGTAACAGACCGTAAAATGTCCGAACGGACCATTCTGGAAAAGGAACGTGATATATCCATCCTATATTCAGCATCTGCTCTTGCATCAGAATCTCTTGATGTGGATGATCTCCTTGATGAAATGTTAATGGAAATGGGAGACCTTCTTGACATTACTGCCGGTGGAGTATACATAATAAACCCAGAAGAAAAAGAGGCAGTATTGCGTGCCTATATAGGTCCAAGAGGAGAATATCCTGAAAGCATCCACTATTCTGTAGTCGAAAACATGTTTAATAATTCTGCAGGTGCTCCATCCGGCCCCCTTGTTGCAGAAGATACTTTCCATTACCAGGGCCAAATGCAACGCAAGAAATATCTTTTATTCCGCCTCTATTCCAGGGAAAAAGTAATGGGTTTTATCCAGCTTTCTATCCCTCTCAATCATGAAGTCAGTGAAAAAAGCCTGCAAGTACTGGAACATGTAGGCAAACACATCGGGATTGCAATTGAAAATGCCCAGCTTTTCGAGATGACCCAGCGAGCCTATGAAGACCTTAAACATCTGGATAAGCTAAAGAGTGAATTCCTCGCAAACCTGACCCATGAACTGAAAACACCCCTGATATCTATCAAGGGATTCAGTGACCTGCTTGATAAAGGACGACTGGGTGAATTAAACGAAGACCAGAAAAAAGCAAATTTGGCAGTTGTACGTAATGCAGACCGGCTCAAAAGGCTAATTGACTCCCTGCTTTATATGAGTATGGAAAAAGAGGGCAAATACCAGTATCACTTCGAAGAGGTGGATGTTGGTGAAATCATAACTGATTCCATGGAAAAAATGAAAGTCCACACAGAAGGAAAAGATGTCGATATAAGTATTGATATCCAAAATAAGTCTTCCCTTATCTATGGTGACAGAGACAGGTTAACAAACGTTTTCCTTAATATACTGGACAATGCATCAAAATTCACACAGGGATCCGGGAAAATAAAAATTACACTGAAAGAAGAAGAAGAATATATACACATAAAGATAAAAGATAATGGTATAGGAATACCAAAAGAAAAACTTCCGCGTATTTTTGACATGTTTTACCAAATAGATGGATCCACAACCCGCATCTATAATGGTGTTGGCCTGGGACTCCATATATGCAAAAAGGTAATCGATATTCATAATGGAAGTATATGGGCAAGGAGTATGGAAGGATTGGGTACTACAGTTCATGTGAAATTACCCAAGACCTAA
- a CDS encoding DJ-1/PfpI/YhbO family deglycase/protease translates to MDNKKKILMVIAQENFRDEEFLQPREIFENAGFDIVVATNQKKVARGMLGCKVKPDTTISSEKADSYDAIVISGGGGAKQYLWDNKELHKIVQDAYKQGKLIAAICISPVVLAKAGILKGKKSTVFSDPESVKQIKKGGAEYKDKDVIRDGHIITARDPKAAPSFGKTVQEFLKE, encoded by the coding sequence ATGGATAATAAGAAGAAAATACTAATGGTAATCGCCCAGGAAAATTTCCGTGACGAAGAATTCCTTCAACCCAGAGAAATCTTTGAAAATGCAGGATTTGACATAGTCGTTGCAACAAACCAAAAGAAAGTTGCCAGAGGGATGCTTGGATGTAAAGTCAAGCCCGACACAACTATTTCCTCTGAAAAAGCAGACAGTTATGATGCCATCGTTATTTCAGGAGGCGGAGGTGCAAAGCAGTATCTCTGGGATAACAAAGAACTACACAAAATTGTCCAGGATGCCTACAAACAGGGTAAATTAATCGCTGCTATCTGTATATCGCCGGTAGTGCTGGCAAAAGCAGGAATACTAAAAGGTAAAAAGAGCACCGTATTCAGCGATCCGGAAAGTGTAAAACAAATAAAAAAGGGAGGAGCTGAATATAAAGACAAAGATGTTATCAGAGATGGCCATATAATCACTGCCAGAGACCCGAAGGCTGCTCCCTCATTCGGCAAAACTGTCCAGGAATTCCTGAAAGAATAA
- a CDS encoding peptidylprolyl isomerase, which translates to MAIENGDFIKVSYTGKFEGGLIFDTTDEELAKENQIFNPRGVYGGDVVVVGAGHTIKGLDEDFVGKDVGYKGELVIPPEKGFGEHDPKKVETISLNKFEDRKATPGMGVEIEGKRGVVTKVIGRRARVDFNHPLAGKEVTYEYTIDEKLEGDVDKINGLLSLYTGVPEIEVEVEDKTAIINIPVALSFNQRWLMSKNRIASEIIENIGMKNVKFVETYPVESSAPAEEAEAESEDNDSGEE; encoded by the coding sequence TTGGCAATCGAAAATGGAGATTTCATAAAAGTATCATATACTGGTAAATTCGAAGGCGGTCTGATTTTTGACACTACCGATGAGGAATTGGCCAAGGAAAACCAGATCTTCAATCCACGTGGAGTTTATGGCGGTGATGTGGTAGTTGTAGGTGCCGGTCATACCATTAAAGGACTTGACGAGGATTTTGTTGGCAAGGATGTTGGATACAAGGGAGAACTTGTCATTCCTCCTGAAAAAGGATTTGGAGAACATGACCCCAAGAAGGTTGAGACCATTTCCCTGAATAAATTCGAGGACCGTAAAGCAACTCCCGGGATGGGTGTAGAAATAGAAGGAAAACGCGGTGTGGTCACCAAGGTCATCGGAAGACGTGCACGCGTTGACTTCAATCATCCCCTTGCAGGTAAGGAAGTAACCTATGAATACACCATTGATGAGAAACTCGAAGGAGATGTTGACAAAATAAATGGTTTGCTTTCCCTTTACACCGGAGTACCAGAAATCGAAGTTGAAGTTGAAGATAAGACTGCCATTATCAATATCCCTGTTGCACTGAGCTTTAACCAGCGCTGGCTCATGTCAAAAAATAGGATTGCTTCTGAGATAATCGAAAATATCGGAATGAAAAATGTCAAATTTGTCGAGACTTATCCGGTAGAATCTTCTGCACCTGCTGAAGAGGCAGAAGCAGAAAGCGAAGATAATGACTCTGGTGAAGAGTAA